A window from Suncus etruscus isolate mSunEtr1 chromosome 18, mSunEtr1.pri.cur, whole genome shotgun sequence encodes these proteins:
- the TBCC gene encoding tubulin-specific chaperone C, producing the protein MAGDGFAGGQTPNSERWTPQGLPTARGWPGGEGGQADGHPRPLRAPRPPHSLPATDPSLRSGPPKGRRRFLGPGVVSPERPAVRTPREAAEWLWDKGVDGRKRKSSGCSPRAARGASAGTPNPGGVQGGRRCWGRAEGRGKAWREAGGKRKRNDQTHPERHANRSPASCASCASCGRGPSPASFPRLPAPTRRLPRRDPSPPPPAPPPPPPREAAASSLLPSAPPAPPHPAPRDHALLWAPPPRAAEEPMGEEHRNEAAPLYKPMGANGTPPPRSPEEPMSEEKRNEAAWRHRGGVGGKRLFGWQRARPEEKAGRLKMDAAAAERNGQDAESPRARRPVPERLQKREQERLQEAERRKQSRRAQEVAEEKRDFFAAAFARERAAAEALLRGGEAETETEAEAEARLEAAGARLQALQKLVNDALRFVAAYDVRQAQEALAGLQAALAERRRELRPRPRFTFRSRRREAAAAPGEAPSEPGPSPAGPLARLALDAPDACGFSGLRAQRLHLGPEELRQRPVVLSELTDCSVRLRGNPNSLRLSRARRCTVLCGPVSTSVFLQDCSDCLVAVACQQLRAHASADTRLFLHVTSRAVVEDCRGIRVAPFAWTYPGLDADFAGSGLDRARNHWDQVDDFNWLARDAPSPNWSVLPEDERELPSD; encoded by the exons ATGGCAGGGGACGGGTTCGCAGGCGGCCAGACCCCCAATTCTGAACGCTGGACGCCTCAAGGCCTCCCCACAGCCCGGGGCTGGCCCGGCGGGGAGGGAGGACAGGCGGACGGGCACCCCAGGCCGCTCCGGGCTCCGAGGCCGCCGCACTCCCTTCCGGCGACAGATCCCTCCCTtcgctccggccccccaaaagggCGCAGACGCTTCCTAGGGCCGGGGGTGGTCAGCCCAGAGCGGCCGGCGGTGCGCACCCCGAGGGAGGCCGCAGAGTGGCTGTGGGACAAGGGAGTGGacgggaggaagaggaagagctcCGGCTGCAGCC CCAGAGCTGCCCGAGGGGCTTCAGCAGGGACCCCCAACCCGGGTGGGGTGCAGGGTGGGCGCAGGTGTTGGGGGCGAGCGGAGGGACGGGGCAAGGCGTGGCGGGAAGCAGGCGGAAAACGAAAGCGGAACGACCAGACCCACCCGGAGCGCCACGCCAACCGCTCCCCAGCCAGCTGTGCCAGCTGCGCCAGCTGTGGCCGCGGCCCGAGCCCGGCTTCCTTCCCGAGGCTCCCCGCCCCCACCCGCCGGCTCCCGCGCCGCGACCCGTCCCCTCCCCCGCCCGCCCCTCCCCCACCGCCCCCTCGG GAAGCAGCTGCGTCGTCTCTCCTCCCCTCAGCGCCGCCCGCCCCGCCCCACCCCGCGCCCCGTGACCACGCCCTCCTTTGGGCTCCGCCCCCGAGGGCTGCCGAGGAGCCAATGGGCGAGGAGCACCGGAACGAGGCTGCGCCGCTTTACA AGCCCATGGGAGCCAATGGGACTCCGCCCCCGAGGTCTCCCGAGGAGCCAATGAGCGAGGAGAAGCGGAACGAGGCTGCGTGGCGTCATCGCGGCGGCGTTGGCGGGAAGCGGCTCTTTGGGTGGCAGCGCGCGCGGCCTGAGGAGAAAGCCGGGCGTCTTAAGAtggacgccgccgccgccgagagGAACGGGCAGGACGCGGAGTCCCCGCGGGCGCGGAGGCCGGTGCCGGAGCGGCTGCAGAAGCGCGAGCAGGAGCGGCTGCAGGAGGCGGAGCGGCGGAAGCAGAGCCGGCGGGCCCAGGAGGTGGCGGAGGAGAAGCGCGACTTCTTCGCGGCCGCCTTCGCCCGCGAGCGCGCGGCGGCGGAGGCGCTGCTGCGGGGCGGCGAGGCCGAGACGGAgacggaggcggaggcggaggcgcgGCTGGAGGCGGCGGGCGCGCGGCTGCAGGCGCTGCAGAAGCTGGTCAACGACGCGCTGCGCTTCGTGGCGGCCTACGACGTGCGGCAGGCGCAGGAGGCGCTGGCCGGGCTGCAGGCCGCACTGGCCGAGCGGCGCCGCGAGCTGCGCCCCCGGCCGCGCTTCACCTTCCGGAGCCGCAggcgggaggcggcggcggccccCGGCGAGGCCCCCAGCGAGCCCGGCCCCAGCCCCGCGGGCCCCCTCGCCCGCCTCGCCCTCGACGCCCCCGACGCCTGCGGCTTCTCCGGCCTGCGGGCGCAGCGCCTGCACCTGGGCCCCGAGGAGCTGCGGCAGCGCCCCGTCGTGCTGAGCGAGCTGACGGACTGCAGCGTCCGGCTGCGCGGGAACCCCAACAGCCTGCGCCTGAGCCGCGCCCGCCGCTGCACCGTGCTCTGCGGGCCCGTGTCCACGTCGGTGTTCCTGCAGGACTGCAGCGACTGCCTGGTGGCCGTGGCCTGCCAGCAGCTCCGCGCGCACGCCTCGGCCGACACGCGCCTCTTCCTGCACGTCACCAGCAGGGCCGTGGTGGAGGACTGCCGCGGCATCCGCGTCGCGCCCTTCGCCTGGACCTACCCCGGCCTGGACGCCGACTTCGCGGGCTCCGGCCTCGACCGCGCCCGGAACCACTGGGACCAGGTGGACGACTTCAACTGGCTGGCCCGCGACGCCCCGTCCCCCAACTGGAGCGTCCTGCCCGAGGACGAGCGCGAGCTCCCGTCGGACTGA